One segment of Ziziphus jujuba cultivar Dongzao chromosome 12, ASM3175591v1 DNA contains the following:
- the LOC107429628 gene encoding glutamine synthetase nodule isozyme, giving the protein MSLLSDLINLNLSETTDKIIAEYIWIGGSGLDIRSKARTLPGPVTDPARLPRWNYDGSSTDQAPGEDSEVILYPQAVFKDPFRRGNNILVICDTYTPAGEPIPTNKRYNAAKIFNHRDVVAEEPWYGIEQEYTLLQKDVKWPIGWPVGGYPGPQGPYYCGAGADKSFGRDIVDAHYKACLYAGINISGINGEVMPGQWEFQVGPAVGIAAGDQLWVARYILERITEIAGVVLTFDPKPIQGDWNGAGAHTNYSTKSMRSDGGYEVIKKAIDKLSLRHKEHIAAYGEGNERRLTGRHETADINTFCWGVANRGASVRVGRDTEKAGKGYFEDRRPASNMDPYVVTSLIAETTIIWKP; this is encoded by the exons ATGTCTCTCCTCTCTGATCTCATCAATCTTAATCTCTCTGAAACCACCGATAAGATCATCGCCGAGTATATTTG gATTGGTGGATCTGGTTTAGACATCAGAAGTAAAGCAAGA ACACTACCAGGACCAGTTACAGACCCAGCAAGACTACCCAGATGGAACTATGATGGTTCAAGTACAGACCAAGCTCCCGGAGAGGACAGTGAAGTAATCTTGTA CCCACAAGCTGTGTTTAAGGATCCATTCAGAAGAGGAAACAACATCCTg GTTATATGCGACACCTACACACCAGCAGGTGAACCAATACCTACCAACAAGAGGTACAATGCTGCCAAGATTTTCAATCATCGTGATGTTGTTGCTGAGGAGCCTTG GTATGGGATTGAACAAGAATACACCCTTCTTCAGAAGGATGTTAAATGGCCTATTGGGTGGCCAGTTGGTGGTTACCCTGGTCCTCAG GGACCGTACTACTGCGGCGCAGGAGCAGACAAGTCATTTGGTCGTGATATAGTGGACGCACATTACAAAGCCTGCCTCTATGCCGGAATTAACATCAGTGGAATCAATGGTGAAGTTATGCCTGGCcag TGGGAATTTCAAGTTGGCCCCGCTGTGGGTATTGCTGCCGGGGATCAATTGTGGGTTGCTCGTTACATTCTTGAG aGGATTACAGAAATTGCAGGAGTTGTTCTTACTTTTGATCCAAAACCAATCCAG GGTGACTGGAATGGTGCTGGTGCTCACACCAACTACag CACCAAGTCAATGAGAAGTGATGGTGGTTATGAAGTGATAAAGAAGGCAATTGATAAATTGAGTTTGCGTCACAAGGAACACATTGCTGCTTATGGTGAAGGCAATGAGAGGAGATTGACCGGTCGCCATGAAACTGCTGATATCAACACCTTTTGTTGg GGTGTTGCTAATCGTGGAGCCTCTGTTCGTGTTGGCCGTGATACCGAAAAGGCCGGAAAAG GTTACTTTGAAGACAGAAGGCCAGCATCAAATATGGATCCATATGTTGTCACTTCTTTGATTGCTGAAACCACCATTATCTGGAAACCATAG